The DNA sequence TTTAACTATGGCCTTTGTATTTGTGAATTTAATAGAAAGAAGCTGAGCATGAAGAGTCAGAACAGGAATCTGAGGAAGTATCCGAGAATGAATCTggagaagaatctgaaggagaaacTAAAGTCAGTATTCTACTTccaattgttgattgttgagtgtttttgtgtctctatttcTGCCTGTATTATTGCCAAATACGAAATTGACTGCATTGTTGCCATATAATGCCTACAGAAAACAAAAGGTACTCAAGGGATTATTGAGATTGAAAACCCTAACTTGGTGAAGCAAAAGAACGTGAAGGCTAGAGACATTGATGTGAGTTCATCTTTCTGCTTTTTGGATCTCCCATTGACATATTTGTAGTAATTACGTTATATCGGAATAATAAGCACGTTTTCTTCAAAATGCAGATTGGGAAAACAACCGAGCTTTCAAGGCGGGAAAGGTATACATTGTTATacttttttgaaaagataatcACACACAACTTTTTCTTTCAGTCATAAATTGGCAAAATATTGGGACTGCAACTTCTGTATTAACAGATTTTGCTAATGTACTTACAATTTACCACTTGTTTACAGAGAAGAGCTAGAGAAACAGAGAGCTCATGAGCGCTACATGAGGTTGCAAGAGCAAGGAAAAACAGAACAAGCAAGGAAGGATTTAGGTACCAGTAGCTCCTGAATAATGCATCTACTTGTTTGTCAACAGACATATATTTTCTCTAAATGATTAactttctatttctcttgcaCGCAGAACGTTTAGCTCTTATACGTCAACAGAGGGCAGAAGCTGCGAAGAAGCGTGAAGAAGAGAAAGCTGGTAAGATTTTAAAACTGTTTGGTTTGTCTAACCCTCATTTTCTTGTACCCCCGAATTGAAACTGATAATTAATCAATTTGTTTCAGCCAAAGAACAGAAGAAGGCTGAAGCTCGCAAGTAAAATTCTAATGGGAGATTTCATGTGTCCTTAGTTTTAGTCGAATTCTGCAGGTGCAGTATGTGTTTTCAACGCATTTTAAACTTCTGTTAATTTAATGTTATATTGGGTTTTAGATTTACCAATCCGCTTTGGTAACATTTTAATGCAAATATTTCCTCATTCACGTATCTTGAAATCAgactaattttatatatatcattatattcctccacttctttttcTGTCAGTATGATTTTCGTTTCTTGTTTTATAATCAACCTCATTTTTAAACAAGTGTTGGGTCATCTACTTGGTTAAGATCGATGGTTTTGCAATAAGCACATTGGATCAAGTGTTTGTTGGCTTGTTGCTCCTTCAAGGTTCATGTCAAACAAGCTCTAACATAATAATTCTTTTACACTCTGTTTGCGAGTTttggaattttgattttgaaagggAAAAAGGTTCTAGGTGtaatatttagtttattttatactccaaaattttcctttttttttcctctttacTTTTTTCTAAAATCCAAACTTACACACGCATATTAGATCAAAGAATAAAAGGTGGTGACTATAAATTAGCTCAAAACACAACCTTTACTAAAAAGGTTAACAATTTCACAATATTTTCTAAAATGGTTTATAATTTCAACTAGATTAGCATTTAGCTAAAAAGTTGACTTAAAAAACTTAATAATGTTAACTATAAATTCAATtagtaaatatttatttttgtacgTATAAGAATTTAATAATTGATCACCATTTAGATAAATAACGTGATACTAGTAAGTTATTAATAAGTTAACGTAACTTATTGTTTAATGTATTTTATGGAATCATgtattatttcattttttataagtttatattattttaataattatttttagtgcTGGAAGTAAATCTGTAAATCATATCATTTTCTTAATAATAAGATCACCTTTTCATTTCATCAAAACCTTCCTAAATTACTCCTAATTCTTGTGATTTAATTCTTGTGATTTATAAACAATTGAATAtcgatattttatttttgtgccTCATGTTTATTGTTTACCCATCTTTTCCTGAGTTACATTCCAGCTATTATTTtctatctattttcttttactaACGACTAATGAATAATGTTACAtcgaaatttaaaaaattgtgtGTATTAAAAATCACTTCCTAAATCAGTATCTATATATTTgagtataaaatataaatagttaAATACTGTCATTTCACATATTTCCTTGGAAGTAGATGATAACAAACAGAAGCGCATCAAAACCAAAAGGAAACAGCACAtaagaaaatatgaaattagATAAATTGGATAATTATGAATATCTTATAAGGTTaaatgaaagtgaaaaacaCCTAGGCTCTAGCTAATATCCAACAGATTCCCTCTTCCGACCAAAACATAAACATAAATTATGGTTTGATGCTCCTCTCTAGAATATCATTCTGATGCTGTTGTCTGGGCAATCTCTACATGGTTGGTTATAAACAAGGCAGATTCTGAATTTAAAATTACAGACACTTGTACTACATACTCAATTAGAACAACATCCACCTTTTTTCACCGCTGAGACGTCGTCCCGGGAACCAACATTGATCGTCTGCCCTTTCGGCAATGCTGCTGGATCATTACCAACTTCAAGGGCCTTCTTGCTTACGACGCTGTGGATCTGGGTCAGGACTTCTGTGAAGGCATTCTCAACGTTCATTGACTCAAGGGCAGATGTTTCCATGAAAAATGTGCTCTCTCTTTCAGCAAAGGCAGTGGCGTCTTCGACGGAAACTGCTCGCAGATGGCGCAGATCTGCCTTGTTTCCTACAAGCATTACCACAATGTTGGCATCTGTGTGATCTCTCAGCTCCTTTAGCCATCTCGCCACATTTTCAAACGTAACATGGCGAGTAACATCATAAACTAGTAGAGCACCAACAGCTCCTCGATAATAAGCACTTGTAATTGCCCGGTACCTTTAGTGAAGAAAAACAACCTAAGATAGATATCTTACatgaaaatttaaataaatacagCATGGAAGATCATCAATCACACGGAATCTACCCAGCGTTACTTCTAAGGATTTAAGAAACCACAGACCAATATGATACATGGTCACGAAGATAGTTTCATCAAAGGATGTCCACTTTATTCTGGCTTTTATTACCATTTATCAAGAAGCATGATTGAGAAGCTAAATGATAATGAATAACCAATGTAATTCACCTTAAAAAGGAATATTAATGTCATGCAACTTAGCATGTTGACATTGCAATCCAAAATGCTTGAGATCTAAAAAAGGAAGATCAATGTTATTAATTCCCACTTCCCACTTTGATGCATAAAGAACAACAGGGGAGAAGAGGTTTTCTCTAGGAGATTTCAAAGAGAAAATTTCATTGcattatttagttaaaaattgtGCAGACATTAAATCTAGAAGAAAGTTGAAAAAGTCCAAACATAAAAGTAAAGCTGTTCCTCAAAAATCCTTTTACATGAATTCAGAACCAACTTAAGCATTTCCCACATATAACACTAGTATCTATAGTTAAATTGTAAGAAAAATTGCCACAATGATATTTTCCTTAACCATCTGAGATCTTcacattttaaaattgttttcaagatGCTACGGACAGGCCAGGAGCTTGGAACCAACATTGAAATGCCTACTTATTGCCCCAGATGAAGGCTAAGGAAACAGCTCAGATTATTCAAACGGCTATTCAATACCATAAATGGCAGGACCGGTAATAAAGCATAAGAATACAATAGCTTTAGCAAGAAGCAACATTTTGCTTGCTAATAATGTTCCTTGCAAGGAAACAGAAAGCTCCAATGTACCTCCTATCTAGCTACTACAAGCAACATGCCGCAtgaaaaaaacacaaacaaacaacAGCACTTTAAACCACCACcacatcaaaaataaaatcaaagccacacatatgtttaaaaataaataaaattgaaatgaaGCATGAATGGAACAAGAGGGAAGGGAGGAATGAATGTAGAACCTCTCTTGACCAGCAGTGTCCCAAATCTGAGCCTTGACAACCTTATCATCAACCTTAATGCTTCTGGTGGCGAACTCAACACCAATGGTGGACTTGGATTCAAGGCTGAACTCATTCCTTGTGAAGCGAGAGAGAAGGTTCGATTTTCCGACGCCAGAGTCACCGATCAGCACCACCTTGAAGAGGTAATCGTAATCGTCGTCCGCTCTGTAGGCCCCCATTTCCCAGAAAGAAAACAAGAGAAAGAAAGGATTTTGATTGGGTGAATGTGAAGGAGGCTCAAACGGGTAGTTGAAAATGGAAGTGGAAGATAAGGGTCATAGTTGAAGATGGAACGAGATTTGGAAATTGGAAGGGAGGTTTAAAAAAACGAAACTTTGTTAGTTTGTTAAAGAGTGAATTGGAATTGAGAAGCAAAgtgaaagagaaagagaaagaggtaGGCGCTGGAAATGTGGGATTCTTCGTTGGCACAATGTGGGAATCAGTCACGCCGCTCAAATCTTAACTGGGCTTTCACCAAAAATAACACTTCCACCAAAAACAATTAACTACTTTAACCCTTCATTAACGTCATTTTTTGCTTACTATAATGCTTAATTTCTAACATCAAATTTACAAATTACACTGAATGACAAAGTATGATCATGTACCGTATGCAATAAACTAACAGTTTTTGTTAAGAGCTTTTTTTTAATGTTGTCAATATAATAGAAAGTTTTAATTTAATCGGTTATATTAGAGaaagaacaaaatttaaatttattttattagtatttattataattttagcaataactaatattaaataatacaaattttaactgcttttaattattttttgttaaaaagcATTTATGTAATCTAATATTTAAAGAGAAAATTCATATATCTTTACATAAAGTTAATAGTTGAAAATCGTTAGATATCAATTTAATCTATTATTTAaccatttttaattattaatttttcatgAAAATAACTATACGTGAGTCTCTACCAATATTTAAATATGTACtattatatatgtaatttttgaaaaaagaaaattcaaataGTACACcatctaatatttttataaaattgattttgctAGAGAACCAATTAGGACCGAAGCTATCTCTAGCCAATTACTTAAAAAGCAGGTTCATTacaaaagaagaatccaaccttcactattctaattttttgaatttgaaaatcaaaaataaaaaaattaacttagtTGACTTATATTATAGTTgattctctaaatttttttaaaaaatttaaatattaatgtttttattttgataatatcacctttttttttctttttataaattcatgcaaatacgtaatataaaaaaataatgtacAATTGTATATGAAGTTATCAAAAACTATGAATGATAAAATCATTTTCCCATATTAAAATTTGAAGTAATATATTCTATTCCCATCTCCTTATTACAACATTCAATAGCAAAAAAGCATATCCCATCCAATTCTAAACATTTTCTCATGAGCACCACACTACTGCTGCTCCCTTACGTTGGAAACCAAGTATGACGCCCATTTTTAATTTGATGAGTGGTGAGCAAACCATATAATTACATCTTCCGATCCTCTTCACAAAACATTGGCATCATATTTATATACACGAAATGTTAAATactaactatttttttttcactacaaaaaatattaattccCTAAACATTTctctatttatatataaaattagcTTATCAAAAGTGCGTAAATCAAGCTATAGGTTCTAGATAGCTAGTTGGAAGAGAATAAAAGGAGTGGTGGGTGGTTAACTGGTTATGATGATTCAAGTTTGTGGGCATCATTATAGCATACGTGATGGTTCATGCATTTACATGAAAATCGATATGTTTTGGTATaagtgatgatgatgagtgtgaCATGGCATTAACAAGTCCATCTCATCGCTTAGTCAaatcatatcatatcatatgTATTTATGCATCAATTGAAACTTTGAAACATATGCATAGATGATGATATCATAAGCACTGTTCTTATGAAACCACAAGTAACATAACGCAATCCAAATTTGCAACTGTGCTgggtgttgttctctctaataTTTCTCATGTACGTAAGTATATATGTAGCACACTCCAAATTGAAGACAAAAAGTTccaatttttgtaaaaataatattagGACCATACCCTTTCAGGCCAGACTTTTCTGCTCCCTACAAACCAGATGCCATTTTAAATAGCAAAACAGCGATCCATATCCCatctattaatttattatctttaaaattaaatagctttaattatatatataaacaaagtTAAAATATACATAAACGCTCAACATTTCTAGAGTAAAAAAGTTATCAGTAGGAAATCTTCCAAATATATAGCTCCCTAACAAAATTAAGTTatcaaatattttgtttttgtcaAAGGAATAAACATTTGTCATCTATCACATATTTCTCAATTATTTCTTTTCACATGTTAAAAGTTTAAACTAATGTTCTTTTAATgatatctaaaaaaattttaaaaatgtgaaaaaggagaaatatatgaatacaaattttatttattaattttaactggtgtttttaattaatataatttttataattaaaattaaaaattaaaattattagtatATCGAATATCTGGTacacttaaaaattaaaatcttccTATATCATCATTACCCTTTATAAACTCTCCTTATCTATCTCAGAAAGGTAACATCAGTATGCAGTAGAAGTATCGTGGCAGCAAAAGAAACATGATGAATTATGAATGgaaaactttttttattttcggcAATTAATGTTAACTTCAAATATAAACAAACGAAACCCAAAAGCTGGCATAAAATGAGAGCAGTATGATCTCACCTAAACTGGCACTTCAAATCCTCAATAACTCCATCCAcatttattttagtatttaatgCACACATGTACTTAACTTAGTTTTTGgatcattattatttatttcttgcAGGTGATTCCAATAAGAGCAATATGATGATGATGCCAATATATATAACTTGACATTAAACTGAGTCAAAAGAAAATAGACGGAAAATACATAAtagtatataatataataatattcatGATTTGGAACTTAAGTAGAGACTTTGATTGTCAGTTTCAGGAACGAACGCTATTCCTAACCCTAACAGCAATAATTAGCTTAGATATAGGGAGACATtcagaataaaagaaaagaacgGTAAACACAATTCATGACACACAACAGCATGTATCCAAATCCCCTTTTCCATCTTTCCCTAAATCtgcaaaattaatttaataacacAATAAGTACAAGTaataagaaaaggataaatattattaagaaaaataatatgaaaagataaaaaaattcagGTAcagtaaattttatttaaaattaataattaaaaattattatttaaaatttttaattaaattattaactgcaattgaatttttattttattgaaatgaaaataatttatggtggcgagagaaagaaggaaagaaaccAGATGAGATAGTAAGAGAAGCCATGCTGGAGAGGGTGGAGGGTAACGCCCCAGTCATCGGTGAGAACGGTGTGGCCGGAGGAATCGATAAGCACCGCCTCATCACCAAAAGCGTGACGCACGTTAAAGGGACCCACATCGACTTCGCATGCCATGTCATTTATGTACACCGTACATTTCGCCGCTGACGCATCACCACTACCACAACCAC is a window from the Arachis stenosperma cultivar V10309 chromosome 3, arast.V10309.gnm1.PFL2, whole genome shotgun sequence genome containing:
- the LOC130968690 gene encoding uncharacterized protein LOC130968690 — its product is MGRGKFKSKPTGRRQFSTPEDMAAGTSSRPKTFRQKEAEHEESEQESEEVSENESGEESEGETKKTKGTQGIIEIENPNLVKQKNVKARDIDIGKTTELSRREREELEKQRAHERYMRLQEQGKTEQARKDLERLALIRQQRAEAAKKREEEKAAKEQKKAEARK
- the LOC130968689 gene encoding ras-related protein RABA1f-like — protein: MGAYRADDDYDYLFKVVLIGDSGVGKSNLLSRFTRNEFSLESKSTIGVEFATRSIKVDDKVVKAQIWDTAGQERYRAITSAYYRGAVGALLVYDVTRHVTFENVARWLKELRDHTDANIVVMLVGNKADLRHLRAVSVEDATAFAERESTFFMETSALESMNVENAFTEVLTQIHSVVSKKALEVGNDPAALPKGQTINVGSRDDVSAVKKGGCCSN